The DNA segment TCATTAACAAACCTCACTAACGATATGTGGTCCGTGTATGGACACGCGATTCGTCGGTGAGCACGGTGGGTAGTGTCGTGCTCTCGATCGACGCCGAACTTGGCTGGGGCTTTCACGACCTCGAGTCTCCGCCGACTGACCGCGTCGAGAGCGCCCGCCGTGGCTGGACCACGCTCTTGGACCTACTCGATCGACATTCGGTGCCGGCGACGTGGGCCGTCGTCGGTCACCTCATGCTTACCGATTGCGACGGCGAGCACGCCGAACACCCTGCCCCACCGGGGTGGTTCGAACGCGAGCGGACGACATGGGCCGACCGGCACGACCTTCGATTTGGCCCCGAATTGATCGAAGCCGTGCTCGAGTCGCGGGTCGACCACGAACTGGCTAGCCACTCGTTTTCGCACGTGCTCTTCGGTGATCCACGGACCACGCGAACGCTCGCTGACGCCGAACTCGAGCGGGCGGTCGAACTGGCAGACGACTGGGGACTCGAACTGACGTCGTTCGTTTACCCGCGAAACGACGTTGGCCACCGGGAGGCGCTCGCAGAACACGGCTTTCGGACCTATCGCGGCCGCAATCCACACCCCGAAGGGGTGTACCGAATCCTCG comes from the Natronosalvus amylolyticus genome and includes:
- a CDS encoding polysaccharide deacetylase family protein, giving the protein MSTVGSVVLSIDAELGWGFHDLESPPTDRVESARRGWTTLLDLLDRHSVPATWAVVGHLMLTDCDGEHAEHPAPPGWFERERTTWADRHDLRFGPELIEAVLESRVDHELASHSFSHVLFGDPRTTRTLADAELERAVELADDWGLELTSFVYPRNDVGHREALAEHGFRTYRGRNPHPEGVYRILEAAVVDRSLLVRPSIDEYGLVDIPASLFLFGFEGRYRRLFESIWGDPMVRTACRGIDQAVDGDDDQVCHLWLHPNNLTGSRDDERMEAILAYLEQRRRETDLRVETMAEVAERCAGKRPSLTSPVS